In the Paenibacillus sp. FSL H7-0357 genome, one interval contains:
- a CDS encoding ABC transporter ATP-binding protein codes for MARNKFDVDENLESPFNIKHFRRAMVYIKRKKKPMIFAFVLSAISAAISLSAPLIMQHVVDVTIPAKAKLPLLGWSALMLVTIVVSVILATYRSRIMTSVGQDIIFDIRTDLFKHLQDLPFKYYDDRPQGKILIRVVNYVNSVSDVLSNGIINFVLEIVNLVFIAAFMFAVDVRLSFVILAGLPVFFGIMLLIKTRQRRAWQAVSNKSSNLNAYLQESISGIGVTQMFNREQRNEGIFTRLAGNFRKEWITAVRFNMLIPFSVDNLSTIVTTMIFLVGLLTLDPVNVTFGVILAMSSYAARFWQPILNLSNLYNNFINAVAYLERIFETLDEPVTVSDIPDAKTLPPVQGHVTFDNVTFAYDPGLNILENISFDVLAGQSIALVGPTGAGKTTVVNLISRFYNLTGGRILMDGQDISQVTLKSLRSQMGIMLQDSFIFSGTILDNIRYGKLDATEEEVIAAAKTVCADEFIREFDQGYLTEVNERGSKLSQGQRQLISFARTLLADPRILILDEATSSIDAKTERLLQKGLNELLKGRTSFIIAHRLSTVKNCDRIMYVANKGIAESGSHDELIARKGHYYRLYTAQKMEA; via the coding sequence ATGGCAAGGAATAAATTCGACGTCGATGAGAATCTGGAATCGCCGTTTAATATCAAACACTTCCGTCGTGCAATGGTGTATATCAAACGGAAGAAAAAGCCCATGATCTTTGCGTTTGTGCTCAGCGCGATTTCAGCGGCCATTTCACTGTCCGCTCCACTGATCATGCAGCATGTCGTCGACGTGACCATTCCCGCCAAAGCCAAACTTCCGCTGCTGGGCTGGTCCGCGCTGATGCTTGTGACCATCGTGGTCAGTGTTATTCTGGCTACCTATCGCTCACGCATCATGACAAGCGTCGGACAGGACATTATTTTTGACATCCGCACGGATTTGTTTAAGCATCTGCAGGATTTGCCTTTCAAATATTATGATGACCGGCCGCAGGGCAAAATCCTGATCCGGGTCGTGAATTACGTCAATTCGGTTTCGGATGTGCTGTCCAACGGTATTATCAACTTTGTTCTGGAAATTGTGAATCTGGTCTTTATTGCCGCATTCATGTTCGCCGTCGATGTACGGCTCTCGTTCGTTATCCTGGCAGGACTGCCCGTATTCTTCGGCATCATGCTGCTGATCAAAACCCGGCAGCGCCGGGCATGGCAGGCGGTGTCCAACAAAAGCTCCAATCTGAACGCCTACCTGCAGGAAAGCATCAGCGGCATCGGCGTCACCCAAATGTTCAACCGTGAACAGCGCAATGAGGGAATTTTCACGCGTCTGGCCGGCAATTTCCGCAAGGAATGGATAACAGCGGTGCGTTTCAACATGCTGATCCCGTTTAGCGTCGACAACCTGAGCACCATCGTTACAACGATGATCTTTCTGGTGGGTCTCCTGACGCTGGACCCTGTAAATGTCACCTTTGGTGTGATTCTTGCCATGAGCAGCTATGCCGCCCGCTTCTGGCAGCCGATTCTGAATCTCTCGAACCTGTACAATAACTTTATCAATGCCGTCGCCTACCTGGAGCGTATCTTCGAAACGCTGGATGAGCCGGTTACCGTCAGCGATATTCCGGATGCGAAGACACTGCCGCCTGTACAGGGCCACGTCACCTTCGACAACGTAACCTTCGCCTATGATCCGGGGCTTAACATTCTGGAGAACATCTCCTTTGATGTTCTGGCAGGACAAAGCATCGCCCTGGTGGGTCCGACAGGCGCAGGCAAAACAACGGTCGTCAATCTGATCTCCCGCTTCTACAATCTTACCGGCGGCAGGATTCTTATGGACGGACAGGATATCTCGCAGGTTACGCTGAAGTCCCTTCGCAGCCAGATGGGGATCATGCTGCAGGACAGCTTCATTTTCTCCGGGACCATCCTGGATAATATCCGTTACGGCAAACTCGATGCTACTGAGGAAGAAGTGATCGCTGCGGCCAAGACCGTTTGTGCCGACGAATTCATCCGTGAGTTTGATCAGGGTTACCTGACAGAGGTTAATGAACGTGGCTCCAAGCTCTCGCAAGGACAGCGGCAGCTCATTTCGTTCGCCAGAACGCTGCTGGCTGATCCGCGCATTCTGATCCTGGATGAAGCGACTTCTTCAATCGACGCGAAAACTGAACGTCTGCTCCAGAAGGGCCTCAATGAGCTGCTTAAGGGACGCACCTCGTTCATTATCGCGCATCGTCTGTCCACCGTAAAAAACTGCGACCGCATTATGTATGTCGCAAACAAAGGTATCGCGGAAAGCGGGTCGCATGACGAGCTTATAGCACGCAAGGGCCACTATTACCGGCTTTATACGGCGCAGAAAATGGAAGCTTAG
- a CDS encoding ABC transporter ATP-binding protein, with amino-acid sequence MFELKWLWQNLEGNRTRYILALCLSVVGSSLTIVNPYISQRIVDTFIASDNAQQNLTQERGLLIALCLGMIGFSLLRTGLAYLTTMQYEKSSQNMMYNIRIYLYNKIQGQDREYYDHNRTGDLMTKMTGDLDMVRHSMAWIFKTIIESLTIFLAAVIYFFTIDAELTLWMLILSPPIFIVAFIFAKRVRPMYIDLRERLSQLNTTTQENISGNRVVKAFAREEFEIEKFTEKNVNYSTANKKAALVWLDYFPYLESFAQGFNVILMLAGGLFLMEGRITFGEFAAFSSLIWAISNPMRNIGIIINDIQRFFASLTKIIDIYYARPNIVNEHKSIQKRRYEGRIEFDQVRFKYDSATVLDDVSFTVEPGETIAIMGSTGSGKTTIINLIPRFYDVSAGRVLVDGVDVRQLELDELRDNIGMATQDVLLFSDTIDGNIAYGDPDLPEEEAMAYAGLAAAHDFISKMPEGYDTVVGERGVGLSGGQKQRIALARALAVHRPILILDDTTSAVDLETEEHIQKSLRDLDYPCTKIIIAQRVSTTSQADRILILDGGRLIEEGTHAELLAKRGYYYDVFMLQNEGIGRQVTANGKE; translated from the coding sequence ATGTTCGAACTAAAATGGCTGTGGCAGAACCTGGAGGGAAACCGTACGCGGTACATTCTGGCGCTCTGCCTCTCGGTGGTAGGCTCAAGCCTTACGATCGTGAATCCGTACATCAGTCAGCGCATTGTCGACACGTTCATAGCCAGCGACAATGCGCAGCAGAATCTCACACAAGAGCGGGGGCTCTTGATCGCGCTCTGCCTGGGCATGATCGGCTTTTCCCTGCTCCGCACGGGTCTTGCTTATTTGACAACCATGCAGTACGAAAAGTCCTCGCAGAACATGATGTACAACATCCGTATTTATTTGTACAACAAGATTCAGGGGCAGGACAGGGAATATTACGACCATAACCGCACCGGCGACCTCATGACCAAGATGACCGGCGATCTGGACATGGTCCGGCACTCTATGGCATGGATTTTCAAGACGATCATCGAATCGTTAACGATTTTCCTTGCTGCCGTTATCTATTTTTTCACAATAGATGCGGAGTTGACGCTGTGGATGCTTATCCTGTCACCACCGATTTTTATCGTGGCCTTCATCTTTGCCAAACGCGTCCGTCCCATGTATATTGACCTGCGCGAGCGGTTGTCCCAGCTTAACACCACTACACAGGAGAATATTTCAGGCAACCGTGTAGTCAAGGCTTTTGCCCGCGAGGAGTTCGAGATCGAAAAATTCACAGAGAAGAATGTCAACTATTCAACAGCTAACAAAAAGGCTGCCCTGGTATGGCTTGATTACTTTCCTTATCTGGAATCCTTCGCTCAGGGCTTCAACGTCATCCTCATGCTGGCTGGCGGGCTGTTCCTTATGGAAGGCCGGATCACTTTTGGTGAATTCGCTGCCTTCTCTTCGCTCATCTGGGCCATATCCAACCCGATGCGCAACATTGGGATTATTATCAACGACATTCAGCGCTTTTTTGCCAGCTTGACTAAAATCATCGACATCTATTATGCCCGGCCTAATATTGTAAACGAACATAAGTCCATACAGAAACGCCGTTACGAAGGCCGCATTGAGTTCGATCAGGTGCGCTTCAAATATGATAGCGCTACCGTGCTGGACGATGTCAGCTTTACAGTTGAACCCGGTGAAACGATAGCGATCATGGGCTCGACGGGATCGGGTAAAACGACAATCATCAACCTGATCCCCCGCTTCTACGACGTATCCGCAGGACGTGTGCTGGTAGACGGCGTGGATGTCCGCCAGCTTGAGCTCGATGAGCTCCGCGACAATATCGGCATGGCAACCCAGGATGTACTCTTGTTCTCCGATACCATCGACGGCAACATCGCCTATGGCGACCCCGATCTTCCGGAGGAAGAGGCCATGGCCTATGCCGGGCTCGCAGCTGCCCACGACTTCATCTCCAAAATGCCCGAAGGGTATGACACCGTTGTCGGGGAACGTGGGGTTGGACTGTCCGGAGGGCAAAAGCAGCGTATTGCGCTGGCGCGGGCCTTGGCGGTCCACCGTCCTATTCTGATTCTGGACGATACAACCTCTGCCGTTGACCTTGAGACGGAGGAACACATTCAGAAAAGTCTGCGCGATCTGGACTATCCCTGCACGAAGATCATTATCGCGCAGCGGGTGTCTACTACCTCGCAGGCTGACCGCATTCTCATTCTGGATGGCGGACGCCTGATTGAAGAGGGTACTCACGCCGAACTGCTGGCGAAACGGGGCTACTACTACGATGTGTTTATGCTGCAGAACGAAGGTATTGGAAGGCAGGTGACCGCTAATGGCAAGGAATAA
- a CDS encoding effector binding domain-containing protein, with product MELQTISQISKSFKLSTRTLRYYEQIGLIQSTKVAEYAYRTYDAQTVLRLQQIVVLRKLRIPLKQIIVILESKDSAEIIATFEQNLKQVADEITALSTIRTILNTFIVRLNESTQLNLKRNLLDDVSILPLFDSLITSKIHFKEDKTMEDLNRANDRLEKLTDREVRILYLPPMSVAALHIIGKTAELEGKEPICEFIQKNKLPQIKPDFRHIGFNHPDGQLPDGSDHGYERWITIPDELSVEAPFAKKTFAGGLYAAHMIPMGAFDEWERLGEWVKNNEIYEYAGGDPEYMSGLLEEHLNYIHKYMLAADDSTIQLDLLMPIKEKVHKNV from the coding sequence ATGGAGCTTCAGACCATTAGCCAGATATCCAAAAGCTTTAAGCTCTCTACGCGCACGTTGCGCTACTATGAGCAAATCGGACTGATCCAAAGTACAAAGGTAGCGGAATATGCATACCGGACCTATGATGCCCAAACGGTGCTGCGTCTGCAGCAAATCGTGGTGTTGCGGAAGCTTAGGATTCCGCTAAAGCAAATCATTGTGATTCTGGAGAGCAAGGATTCGGCGGAAATCATCGCAACGTTTGAACAGAACCTGAAGCAGGTAGCGGATGAAATTACAGCGCTCTCTACCATACGCACCATTCTGAACACGTTCATCGTCCGACTGAATGAAAGTACTCAGCTGAATCTGAAGCGGAATCTGCTAGATGATGTGTCCATCCTGCCGCTGTTCGACTCCTTAATCACAAGCAAAATCCATTTCAAGGAGGACAAGACGATGGAGGATTTAAATCGGGCGAACGACCGGTTGGAGAAGCTGACGGACAGGGAGGTGCGGATTCTTTATTTGCCGCCGATGTCGGTAGCCGCACTGCATATTATTGGGAAGACAGCGGAGCTTGAGGGGAAGGAACCGATTTGTGAGTTTATTCAAAAAAACAAGCTGCCGCAGATCAAGCCGGATTTCCGCCATATCGGGTTCAATCATCCGGATGGACAACTGCCAGATGGGAGTGATCATGGCTATGAAAGATGGATCACCATTCCGGATGAGCTGTCAGTGGAGGCACCCTTTGCCAAGAAAACCTTTGCCGGTGGCCTCTATGCCGCCCATATGATTCCCATGGGAGCTTTCGACGAATGGGAGCGGCTTGGCGAGTGGGTGAAGAACAACGAAATATACGAGTATGCGGGAGGAGATCCCGAATACATGAGCGGTCTTTTGGAGGAACATCTGAATTACATCCACAAGTACATGCTTGCGGCGGATGACAGCACGATCCAGTTGGACCTGTTGATGCCGATCAAAGAAAAAGTGCATAAAAACGTATAG
- a CDS encoding PadR family transcriptional regulator, which yields MSEWISQVRRGLLEYCILQLISSQPRYGYELVTALGQWEVLAVNEGTLYPLLRRLLKENYLEAFWKESETGPRRKYYSLTPPGRELLASMTEEWSKVVGAIGQIQLY from the coding sequence ATGTCGGAATGGATTTCTCAGGTGCGCCGGGGGCTGCTGGAATATTGCATCCTGCAGCTGATCAGCAGCCAGCCCCGTTACGGTTATGAGCTGGTGACAGCGCTGGGTCAATGGGAGGTGCTGGCCGTTAATGAGGGGACGCTTTATCCTCTTTTACGGCGGCTGCTTAAGGAGAATTATCTAGAAGCCTTTTGGAAGGAATCGGAGACCGGTCCGCGCCGCAAGTATTATTCGCTCACCCCGCCTGGACGCGAGCTGCTTGCTTCCATGACAGAGGAATGGAGCAAGGTTGTAGGTGCTATCGGGCAAATTCAGCTGTATTGA
- a CDS encoding DUF1700 domain-containing protein, with translation METNSNDYLRRFYEALDFLPEEERVDAVREIESSIADGMASGQPEAVILARLGNPRKLAKAYQSEYMMGRGRSLSLKSLWQMVTFYCTTGLLSIMIIPILATIAYGFGFSAVLILLAGVIRSFGVSWINMNLGNGYEVPYAWSIPVALLFSLFVGGIALISRKYLLIYMKFLSRQYSRLIPR, from the coding sequence ATGGAAACAAACTCGAATGATTATCTTCGCAGGTTTTATGAGGCATTGGATTTTTTGCCTGAGGAGGAACGGGTAGATGCTGTCCGGGAAATTGAAAGCAGCATAGCTGACGGCATGGCGAGCGGCCAGCCGGAGGCGGTCATATTAGCTCGACTTGGCAATCCGCGCAAGCTGGCCAAGGCTTACCAAAGTGAATATATGATGGGCCGGGGCAGGAGCCTGTCGCTGAAATCCCTGTGGCAGATGGTGACTTTTTATTGCACTACCGGATTGCTCAGTATCATGATTATTCCGATCCTGGCTACTATCGCTTATGGCTTTGGCTTTAGCGCAGTTTTGATCTTGCTGGCAGGGGTGATCCGCAGCTTCGGCGTTTCCTGGATCAATATGAACCTGGGTAACGGATACGAAGTTCCCTACGCGTGGAGCATCCCTGTTGCCCTTCTGTTCAGCCTGTTTGTTGGTGGAATTGCCTTGATCAGCCGCAAATACTTGCTGATCTATATGAAGTTTCTCTCCAGACAATACAGCCGGCTCATTCCCCGCTAA
- a CDS encoding adenylyltransferase: protein MHKDLEAAFNKVVEILKKDQRCKGGWHYGSISRGAEDIYSDYDPVFLVADKDFESFAADVPAVLAAASDELLIFWGESFNNEHFKNYCSVLRIDSQLHQFDFFIINADYPEEWMCRQHCKGCTRDQLIFDRAGEAAAFLDQGYRTDNNLPDTVRAMDTYWLHTEMLIKYFKRKDLFKIIKNMDVLFHSHVDLLLSLQLQNFMI from the coding sequence ATGCACAAGGATCTGGAAGCAGCCTTTAACAAAGTCGTAGAGATTTTAAAAAAAGATCAGCGCTGCAAAGGCGGCTGGCACTATGGGTCGATCAGCAGAGGGGCAGAAGATATTTATTCGGATTATGATCCTGTTTTTCTGGTAGCGGATAAGGACTTTGAATCTTTTGCCGCAGATGTGCCCGCAGTTCTTGCCGCTGCTTCAGATGAGCTTTTAATTTTTTGGGGCGAAAGCTTTAATAATGAGCATTTCAAAAATTACTGCAGTGTGCTTCGTATAGACAGCCAGCTGCACCAGTTCGATTTCTTCATTATTAATGCTGATTATCCTGAAGAATGGATGTGCAGGCAGCATTGCAAAGGCTGTACAAGAGATCAGCTTATTTTTGACAGAGCCGGTGAAGCAGCAGCGTTCCTTGATCAGGGTTATCGTACAGATAATAATCTCCCCGACACTGTAAGAGCTATGGATACTTACTGGTTACATACAGAGATGTTGATTAAATACTTTAAGCGAAAGGATCTATTTAAAATCATCAAGAATATGGATGTGTTGTTCCATTCGCATGTAGACCTGCTGTTAAGCTTACAACTGCAGAATTTCATGATTTAG
- a CDS encoding aminoglycoside phosphotransferase family protein: protein MKYGKIMGEGNTATVYEWEEGKVLKLFAAGYPQSDVETEFQNTRMINDMSFAKAKAYEMISCEERMGIIYEKVDGESLLNWVLRTGDLQGCAEYTARLHKTILQNKVSDVLNYKEFLKYHLLNVPSSKRMDHGQICGILDKLKDGDTLCHGDLHPGNILLVSGQPVVIDFMNVCHGDLLYDVARTVFLVQYTPVPEAADDREMLLRFKKTLADLYLNEMNISRHMIEDYLSVIIAARAGECPDEQPGEHSS, encoded by the coding sequence ATGAAATATGGGAAGATCATGGGTGAGGGTAATACGGCGACCGTATATGAATGGGAAGAAGGGAAAGTGCTTAAGCTTTTCGCTGCGGGTTACCCCCAAAGTGATGTGGAAACAGAGTTTCAAAACACCAGAATGATCAATGATATGAGCTTTGCCAAAGCAAAGGCCTATGAAATGATTAGCTGTGAAGAGCGCATGGGCATTATATATGAGAAGGTGGATGGGGAATCCCTGTTGAATTGGGTTTTGAGGACAGGCGACCTTCAGGGCTGCGCTGAATATACGGCAAGACTGCATAAGACAATTCTTCAGAACAAAGTCAGTGATGTATTGAATTACAAAGAATTTCTAAAATATCATCTATTAAATGTTCCGTCATCTAAAAGAATGGATCACGGACAAATATGCGGGATTCTGGATAAACTTAAGGATGGAGACACCCTTTGCCATGGCGATCTTCATCCCGGTAATATATTGCTCGTAAGCGGGCAGCCCGTTGTTATTGACTTCATGAACGTGTGTCATGGAGATTTACTATATGATGTGGCGAGAACAGTGTTTTTGGTACAGTATACTCCGGTTCCCGAAGCTGCTGACGACCGGGAGATGCTGTTGCGGTTCAAAAAAACACTGGCCGATTTATATCTTAACGAAATGAATATTAGCCGGCATATGATAGAAGATTATCTGTCCGTTATTATCGCGGCGAGAGCGGGAGAGTGCCCCGACGAACAGCCGGGGGAGCACTCTTCATAG
- a CDS encoding leucine-rich repeat domain-containing protein produces the protein MDYAKSKAALTDEAASYVENYKKYAWFHQPRSIYELDTLKLLQVKQITTYEPLKEFANLKKLEFGTTNSRLTLPDLAGLDSATSLEHLSFISKTTIKKNIEALSRLEHLESLQMFYVQHTLPDQLLSPLKSLKSVSFSKHNYDSQTVLPDSLETISMSFDEIEAVPGFAPAAGVKKVTLGGQTCQLESLDSFRVFPNVEEIRLIAPKKLVDLSYVSQLRKLKILDANFAAASDLSPFYQHDSIEEIRLRGSSVESLQEMGICPNLKTLYLEKTKLNSIEGIREQFPHLELLWIWGTKVKNLEALTGMSSLINLDLTMLKPKSWEFISTLTGLETLDLCKTSFSDPGLLLNLPHLKKLRLSGSNVDPQSTEYKELEEAITGRNGKLS, from the coding sequence ATGGATTACGCCAAGTCAAAAGCTGCCCTTACGGACGAAGCAGCTTCATACGTCGAGAACTATAAAAAGTACGCATGGTTTCATCAGCCCCGCTCCATTTATGAGCTGGACACACTGAAACTTCTCCAGGTCAAACAGATCACAACCTACGAGCCTTTAAAAGAATTCGCAAATCTCAAGAAGCTTGAATTCGGCACCACAAATTCCAGGCTGACCCTGCCTGATCTTGCCGGCCTGGACTCCGCCACGAGTCTGGAACATCTAAGCTTTATAAGTAAAACAACGATTAAAAAGAATATAGAGGCCCTTTCCCGGCTTGAGCATCTGGAATCTCTGCAAATGTTCTATGTCCAGCACACGCTGCCCGATCAATTGCTGTCCCCTCTTAAATCCTTAAAGTCGGTCAGTTTCTCCAAGCATAATTATGACAGTCAAACCGTTCTCCCGGACAGCCTGGAGACTATCAGTATGAGCTTTGATGAGATTGAGGCTGTGCCAGGCTTTGCACCCGCCGCGGGTGTGAAGAAGGTTACTTTGGGAGGGCAAACCTGTCAGCTGGAAAGCTTGGATTCTTTCAGGGTTTTTCCAAATGTAGAGGAAATCAGATTGATCGCACCTAAAAAGCTTGTGGATCTTTCATATGTTTCACAGCTGAGGAAACTGAAGATACTGGACGCTAATTTTGCTGCCGCAAGTGATCTAAGTCCCTTCTACCAGCATGACAGCATTGAGGAAATACGGCTTAGAGGCTCATCTGTGGAGAGTCTTCAAGAAATGGGGATTTGTCCAAACCTAAAAACATTGTATCTGGAAAAAACAAAACTGAATTCCATCGAAGGCATACGGGAGCAATTCCCCCATTTGGAGCTGCTCTGGATATGGGGAACCAAAGTAAAGAATCTGGAAGCACTGACCGGGATGTCGTCGTTAATCAACCTGGATCTGACTATGCTTAAGCCAAAATCATGGGAATTCATCTCCACCCTGACCGGGCTTGAAACACTGGATTTATGCAAAACCTCATTTTCAGATCCCGGACTACTCCTGAACCTCCCTCATTTGAAGAAGCTCAGACTGTCAGGAAGCAATGTGGACCCCCAGTCTACTGAATATAAGGAATTAGAAGAAGCAATAACCGGGCGAAACGGTAAGTTGAGTTAG
- a CDS encoding ABC transporter ATP-binding protein, translating into MSFVAVKGEYKRYKMGENVIVANDGIDFEINKGEFSVIVGPSGAGKSTVLNILGGMDSADEGQVIVDGTDIAKFSARELTGYRRNDVGFVFQFYNLVPNLTTLENVELASQISPRALDARKVLEDVGLGARLDNFPAQLSGGEQQRVAIARALAKQPKLLLCDEPTGALDYNTGKQVLKLLQDTCRNTGTTVIVITHNLAIAPMADRVIEINNAKVRKMVTNPSPVSVDDIEW; encoded by the coding sequence ATGAGCTTTGTTGCCGTAAAGGGTGAGTACAAGCGTTACAAGATGGGCGAGAATGTGATTGTCGCCAACGACGGGATTGATTTTGAGATTAATAAAGGTGAATTTTCCGTCATTGTCGGTCCCAGCGGCGCGGGTAAATCGACCGTGCTTAACATTCTTGGCGGAATGGATTCCGCTGACGAAGGCCAGGTCATTGTGGACGGTACGGACATTGCCAAGTTCAGTGCCAGGGAGTTAACAGGCTACCGCCGCAATGACGTGGGTTTTGTGTTCCAATTCTATAATCTGGTGCCCAATCTGACGACGCTGGAGAATGTCGAGCTTGCTTCGCAGATTTCCCCGCGTGCCTTGGATGCACGTAAGGTACTGGAGGATGTAGGACTGGGGGCGCGGCTGGATAATTTCCCGGCTCAGCTGTCCGGCGGTGAGCAGCAACGCGTCGCGATTGCCAGAGCGCTGGCTAAGCAGCCGAAGCTGCTGCTCTGCGACGAGCCGACAGGCGCGCTTGACTACAACACCGGCAAGCAGGTGCTGAAGCTGCTGCAGGATACCTGCCGCAATACCGGAACTACGGTCATCGTAATCACGCATAATCTGGCGATTGCCCCGATGGCAGACCGGGTCATTGAGATCAACAACGCTAAGGTACGGAAGATGGTAACCAATCCTTCGCCGGTATCCGTTGACGATATCGAATGGTAA